A genomic segment from Colletotrichum higginsianum IMI 349063 chromosome 5, whole genome shotgun sequence encodes:
- a CDS encoding Ferric reductase transmembrane component 4 codes for MLLSSDNLPGIFIGLSGLSGVTGMEFGVPGYGLIGYSITMYQNMLTSHKPLCAYSCRVALSASPLNCSSRTEVNGMVFANTSSSCFATDDAFLMSLAWCIHIDMTRTWIRSLRVTLKRCVDLSVWEIEKYWQSTEASIRNSHRRLDEPGVNVDSNPPAPKWTYQEALSNVNRTPTATLSFANPLKEKALVSDADYQVQYNTMGMFEKMEVNHETYGLILIASGAVVPILISLLRFVPLPALMVSKIHAVFIDPPLLGRRHKVPYFNMLIMPTRGQTILIAYLVIINVVLSGIGYDSAQPNAWWVNDRDQELLTSFSNRMGVLSFANLPLLILYAGRNNFLYWLTDFTQSTFMLLHRWTAYFCTIQACLHSAAWLQIYVSMNQHDIEAQLPYWIWGIIATLAMSFLLPASAIPFREKLYELFLALHITLGILAVVGSYLHIVYRFQHQWGYEVWMYICFGVWGFDRLVRMLRMARNGLLWANINIIDDDYLQIDIIDAVGNGHAYLYFPTLSWRPWESHPFSILRSRVNFFSTRSSSIRPCPVTKDSFSKDSSSRETSHANTESRVGLSFLIRSFSGTTKLLRSHSRLPVFVEAGYLPHHNLEKFETLFCIVGGVAITAVAQVLHTYPGNAKLYWSARSHTLVQRVSLDGVDLSISIDARFELRSVLEEEIRKAKGTTAIIVSGPATMVDEGRCLVSKLAFRAPVPITFIDETYIW; via the exons ATGCTTTTATCCTCGGACAATTTACCTGGTATTTTCATTGGGTTATCTGGCTTAAGTGGTGTAACTGGAATGGAGTTTGGAGTTCCAGGCTATGGACTTATTGGCTACAGCATCACTATGTACCAG AACATGCTGACTTCCCACAAGCCATTATGCGCATACTCGTGCCGTGTGGCTCTTTCAGCTAGCCCATTGaactgcagcagcaggacggaGGTAAATGGAATGGTGTTTGCCAATACTTCATCTAGCTGCTTCGCCACGGACGATGCTTTCCTCATGTCACTAGCGTGGTGTATTCACATA GACATGACCCGAACTTGGATTCGGTCGCTAAGAGTTACGTTAAAGCGCTGTGTCGATCTTTCCGTTTGGGAAATCGAGAAGTACTGGCAATCTACAGAAGCTAGCATTCGTAACAGCCATCGAAGACTTGATGAGCCTGGTGTCAATGTCGACTCAAACCCCCCAGCTCCGAAATGGACGTATCAAGAGGCTCTCAGTAACGTCAACCGGACACCGACAGCTACCTTGTCTTTTGCAAACCCACTCAAGGAGAAGGCTTTGGTGTCGGATGCCGATTACCAGGTGCAGTACAATACCATGGGTATGttcgagaagatggaggtCAACCATGAGACATACGG TCTCATTCTGATTGCATCAGGTGCAGTCGTTCCGATTTTGATTTCACTGCTTCGGTTTGTCCCATTGCCGGCGTTGATGGTATCTAAGATCCATGCGGTTTTTATTGACCCCCCCCTGTTGGGTCGTCGACACAAAGTTCCTTACTTCAACATGTTGATAATGCCGACGCGCGGTCAGACGATCCTCATCGCTTATTTGGTGATCATCAACGTTGTTTTAAGCGGCATCGGTTACGACTCAGCTCAACCCAATGCTTGGTGGGTCAACGACAGAGACCAAGAACTTCTGACATCTTTTAGCAACCGTATGGGTGTGCTAAGCTTCGCAAACTTACCTTTGCTTATTCTTTACGCCGGGAGAAACAACTTCCTGTATTGGTTGACCGACTTTACCCAATCGACTTTCATGCTACTGCATCGGTGGACGGCATACTTTTGTACCATCCAGGCATGTCTGCACTCGGCTGCGTGGCTTCAAATCTACGTCAGCATGAACCAACACGACATTGAAGCTCAGTTGCCTTACTGGATTTGGGGAATCATTGCCACCCTTGCTATGAGCTTCTTGCTGCCTGCCTCAGCAATTCCGTTCCGGGAGAAGTTGTATGAACTCTTTTTGGCCTTGCACATCACTCTCGGCATACTTGCGGTTGTCGGCTCCTACCTGCATATCGTCTATAGGTTCCAGCATCAGTGGGGCTATGAAGTATGGATGTATATCTGCTTCGGTGTTTGGGGTTTCGACCGGCTTGTACGCATGCTTAGGATGGCGAGAAATGGTTTGTTGTGGGCAAACATCAACATTATCGACGATGATTATCTGCAGATCGACATTATTGATGCAGTGGGAAACGGCCACGCTTACCTATACTTTCCTACATTGTCATGGCGCCCATGGGAAAGCCATCCTTTCTCGATCCTGAGGTCCAGGGTGAACTTTTTTTCGACTAGGTCGTCGAGCATCCGACCTTGTCCTGTCACCAAAGACTCATTTTCCAAAGATTCGAGCAGTAGAGAGACTTCACACGCCAACACTGAATCCCGTGTTGGGTTGTCCTTTCTCATTCGATCTTTCTCTGGCACCACGAAGTTGCTCCGTTCACATAGCCGCCTCCCAGTATTCGTTGAGGCCGGTTATCTTCCACATCACAATTTGGAAAAGTTCGAGACGCTTTTCTGCATCGTTGGAGGAGTTGCCATCACAGCTGTAGCCCAGGTTTTACACACGTACCCCGGGAACGCCAAATTGTACTGGTCTGCACGAAGCCACACTCTGGTTCAACGGGTCAGTCTCGATGGTGTTGATTTAAGCATTTCGATTGATGCACGGTTCGAGCTTCGCAGTGTTCTAGAAGAGGAGATAAGGAAAGCTAAAGGGACTACAGCTATTATAGTTAGTGGGCCTGCTACGATGGTTGATGAGGGACGCTGTCTGGTTAGCAAACTCGCTTTTAGAGCGCCGGTACCAATTACTTTTATTGACGAGACATATATCTGGTAA
- a CDS encoding FAD binding domain-containing protein has translation MLGVGMAFPIIFAVECLSSHSSAHFIPTTRAIPKHVADYLFIGVILGYAVPTLSIFLIDDSVVKQLAIFLFQFAPILVIGVVKACACLDGTAFQKQTEDHKEPLTKDDDTRDLLGLKNFYKRMFAVCASIHFLIIATMLITNGSLSRFFLPRNIYDTVNSLARGSELFFQADVVVLCLSMAVWGSVAVFDVYRTGLSNVKPLDGIALFLVGSVIVGPGAALHALWAWRETLMAKTSFGRVNEV, from the coding sequence ATGCTGGGCGTTGGGATGGCATTTCCTATCATCTTCGCGGTTGAGTGCCTATCGAGCCATTCTTCTGCTCATTTCATCCCGACAACCAGAGCTATCCCAAAGCACGTCGCAGACTATCTTTTCATCGGGGTTATACTGGGCTACGCGGTTCCGACACTGTCGATTTTCCTCATTGATGATTCGGTGGTCAAGCAGCTGGCCATCTTTCTTTTCCAGTTCGCGCCGATACTTGTAATTGGAGTCGTCAAAGCGTGTGCTTGCCTAGACGGAACAGCGTTCCAAAAGCAAACGGAAGATCACAAAGAGCCCCTCACCAAAGACGATGACACTAGAGACCTCCTAGGCCTCAAGAACTTCTACAAGCGAATGTTTGCCGTTTGTGCATCTATTCACTTTTTGATCATTGCCACCATGCTGATCACAAACGGCTCTTTATCTCGATTCTTCCTGCCTCGAAACATTTACGACACCGTCAATAGCCTCGCCAGAGGTTCGGAGCTCTTTTTTCAAGCCGATGTCGTCGTGCTATGCCTCTCTATGGCTGTCTGGGGAAGCGTTGCGGTATTTGACGTTTACCGCACAGGTTTGAGCAACGTCAAACCTCTTGACGGCATTGCGTTGTTCTTAGTTGGCAGTGTTATAGTTGGCCCTGGAGCTGCTTTACATGCTTTGTGGGCATGGCGCGAGACACTGATGGCCAAAACTTCCTTTGGCCGCGTCAATGAAGTCTGA
- a CDS encoding FAD binding domain-containing protein, whose protein sequence is METKPNDIAPKVVIVGGSIAGLALGLMLQRIGVDFVILEAYREIAPQAGASIALLPNGIRVLDQLGCWEDIYAAAEKGTNKFTIRYNDMSPILVLDDLEDKVTQRLGYGLIFLDRRMVIEVLYNHILDKSKVITSQKVVSVESYAEGVKVLTNEGSEFTGDMVLGCDGVHSTVRKEIAKLEGASQENQLKATYCCVWGIATDVPHVPRGTLVNTYGNDYSYLFADGPGNRVYCALLMRMKETYAGDAIPKFTSDDEAEMAKLHEDDLILPGVKFGDVHRRMIARICTPLAEVVFKKWHSGRLMLVGDSAHKFEPLSGQGGNNAIETAAAFTNALNRALKENPNRRLGSGQISEVFKSTQLVREPRVSRLVKASHDQQNIEASQASIQTAISSQFIKILSEEMQLAQFGDVTLDAISLDMLPIPNRPRRIAWHDERHRQPDSPTELLTSRIWLIAVADITTGISPYKHSPAQVPSTSSLGRLWLFSIRQLLHL, encoded by the exons ATGGAGACCAAGCCTAACGATATCGCTCCCAAGGTCGTCATAGTCGGAGGAAGCATAGCTGGTCTCGCCCTGGGACTAATGCTGCAGCGAATCGGCGTTGACTTTGTCATTCTGGAGGCTTACAGGGAAATCGCCCCGCAAGCCGGTGCCAGCATTGCCTTGCTTCCTAATGGCATTCGTGTCTTGGACCAGCTCGGGTGTTGGGAAGACATATATGCAGCTGCAGAGAAGGGGACGAACAAGTTCACTATACGCTACAACGACATGTCGCCAATTTTGGTACTTGATGACCTCGAGGATAAGGTCACCCAAAG ACTTGGGTACGGGTTGATTTTCCTCGACCGACGCATGGTCATCGAGGTGTTGTATAATCACATCCTGGACAAGTCGAAGGTGATCACCAGCCAGAAAGTTGTCAGCGTGGAGTCTTACGCGGAGGGCGTCAAGGTTTTAACGAACGAAGGCAGCGAATTCACCGGGGACATGGTTCTTGGCTGCGACGGCGTGCACAGCACTGTGAGGAAGGAAATTGCCAAGCTGGAAGGAGCTTCTCAAGAGAACC AATTGAAAGCGACTTACTGTTGTGTCTGGGGTATCGCCACAGACGTTCCGCATGTCCCCAGGGGTACTCTGGTCAACACATATGGGAATGATTACTCATATCTCTTTGCCGATGGTCCCGGAAACCGAGTCTATTGTGCTCTCCTCATGCGCATGAAAGAGACATACGCCGGGGACGCAATCCCCAAGTTCACCTCTGACGATGAGGCCGAAATGGCCAAGCTGCACGAGGATGATTTGATCTTACCTGGAGTCAAGTTTGGTGACGTTCACCGCCGGATGATCGCAAGAATTTGTACCCCGCTGGCCGAAGTGGTTTTCAAGAAGTGGCACAGTGGAAGACTGATGCTTGTCGGAGACTCTGCTCACAAG TTTGAGCCCCTATCGGGACAGGGTGGCAACAACGCCATCGAGACGGCAGCTGCTTTTACCAACGCACTCAACAGAGCACTGAAAGAGAATCCCAACCGCAGGCTTGGCAGTGGCCAGATCAGCGAGGTTTTCAAATCAACGCAGCTAGTTAGAGAGCCTCGAGTCTCTCGTCTGGTTAAGGCGTCCCATGACCAACAAAACATCGAAGCGAGCCAGGCGTCTATCCAGACAGCCATCTCATCCCAGTTCATAAAGATATTGTCGGAAGAGATGCAGTTGGCACAATTCGGCGATGTGACGTTGGACGCCATCTCATTGGATATGTTGCCCATCCCCAACCGACCACGGCGGATTGCTTGGCACGATGAGCGCCACCGTCAGCCG GATTCGCCAACGGAACTTTTGACCTCTCGGATCTGGCTTATCGCAGTGGCCGACATTACAACGGGGATCTCGCCATACAAGCATTCACCAGCTCAGGTGCCATCGACGAGTTCTTTGGGCAGATTGTGGCTTTTTTCTATCCGGCAGCTACTTCATCTTTGA